From the Garra rufa chromosome 17, GarRuf1.0, whole genome shotgun sequence genome, one window contains:
- the LOC141289173 gene encoding formyl peptide receptor 2-like, whose amino-acid sequence MSNTTLLLHTHSVVSNHRANTTVEIDAIKNKLNIVFITIIILLGTAGNSVVIWAAGFRLKPTVTNVWLVNLAVADLIFCLTRITSLIKFILYDHWPFGLFLCKFNGFIKYANMFGSVFFLAVISLDRVLCVWCPVLTRERRTICAARVVSVGVWIVAVIFSSPYFIYRQVYLGDNNMSQCSFKHKGAAETSGKSGKYAYYCIRFVCGFLLPFLVILICYILAAVGIRRTRLSGKSRSLRILAVLVCSFFLCWAPYHFLGMIKLVNKNNKAVKVAWSMASNLAYFNSCVNPLLYFCMGLDFSRRCNQSLSGIFHRALMEDGQQGTREESCISLPKTADTKCVTKV is encoded by the exons ATGTCCAATACAACTCTACTCCTCCACACCCACTCTGTGGTCTCAAACCACCGTGCAAACACTACAGTGGAAATTGATGCCATTAAGAATAAGCTTAACATCGTCTTCATCACCATAATTATTCTCCTCGGCACCGCCGGGAACTCCGTGGTCATCTGGGCTGCCGGCTTCCGCTTGAAGCCCACTGTCACAAATGTTTGGCTGGTCAATCTTGCTGTAGCAGACCTGATTTTCTGTCTGACACGAATCACATCTCTCATCAAATTCATTTTATATGACCACTGGCCTTTTGGACTTTTTCTCTGCAAGTTTAACGGTTTCATTAAGTACGCCAACATGTTCGGCAGTGTTTTCTTTCTGGCTGTCATCAGTTTGGATCGAGTGCTCTGTGTCTGGTGTCCAGTGTTGACCAGAGAAAGACGGACGATATGTGCCGCTCGCGTGGTCAGTGTGGGAGTTTGGATTGTGGCGGTGATCTTTAGTTCACCGTACTTTATTTACCGGCAGGTCTACCTTGGTGACAATAACATGAGCCAATGTTCATTCAAG CACAAAGGAGCAGCAGAAACAAGTGGCAAATCAGGAAAGTATGCCTACTACTGTATTCGTTTCGTCTGTGGATTCTTGTTGCCCTTTTTGGTCATCCTCATCTGTTACATACTAGCCGCTGTTGGGATACGCAGGACACGGCTCTCTGGAAAATCGAGGTCTCTTCGGATTCTTGCTGTTTTGGTCTGTTCCTTTTTCTTATGTTGGGCCCCGTACCACTTTCTAGGGATGATCAAGCTGGTGAATAAAAACAACAAGGCAGTAAAAGTGGCATGGAGTATGGCTTCAAACTTAGCCTATTTCAACAGCTGTGTGAACCCGCTGCTGTACTTCTGCATGGGACTTGACTTTAGTCGACGCTGCAACCAAAGTTTGTCTGGGATTTTTCATAGAGCGCTTATGGAAGATGGCCAGCAAGGCACTAGAGAAGAAAGCTGTATTTCCCTTCCAAAGACTGCAGATACAAAGTGTGTCACTAAAGTCtaa
- the LOC141289172 gene encoding formyl peptide receptor 2-like encodes MTSNTTLSLHSNSKISMSYEKTTLDIVFYTIVVLLGTAGNSVVIWVAGFHMKPTVTNVWLINLAVADLIFCLTRVTSVIKSIYYDNWPFGLFLCKFIGFFKYANMFCSVFLLAVISVDRVLCVCHPVFTRKRRTLCAARLVSVGVWIVAVMFSSPYFVYRQIYFDKNNLSHCSFKEKGAAEAGGNSSKYVYYCIRFVCGFLLPFVVILICYILAAVGIHRTQFSGKSRPLRVLAVLVCAFFLCWAPYHFLGLVKLVNKDNKAVREGWAKASNLAYFNSCVNPLLYFCMGLDLSRHCNQSLSGIFRRALMEEGHSFSRRGTREESCNSISKTKDVECETKV; translated from the exons ATGACCTCCAATACAACTCTTTCCCTTCACTCCAACTCCAAAATCTCAATGTCCTATGAGAAAACAACATTGGACATTGTCTTCTACACAATTGTAGTTCTCCTCGGCACCGCCGGGAACTCTGTGGTCATCTGGGTGGCTGGCTTCCACATGAAACCCACCGTCACAAATGTTTGGCTGATCAATCTCGCTGTAGCAGACCTGATCTTCTGCCTGACACGAGTCACTTCTGTCATTAAAAGCATTTACTATGACAACTGGCCTTTTGGACTTTTTCTCTGCAAGTTCATTGGTTTCTTCAAGTACGCCAACATGTTCTGCAGTGTTTTTCTTCTGGCTGTCATCAGTGTGGATCGAGTGCTCTGCGTCTGCCATCCAGTGTTCACTAGAAAACGGCGGACGTTATGCGCTGCTCGCTTAGTCAGTGTGGGAGTTTGGATTGTGGCGGTGATGTTCAGCTCACCGTACTTTGTGTACCGACAGATCTACTTTGACAAGAACAACTTGAGCCACTGCTCATTCAAG GAGAAAGGAGCAGCAGAAGCAGGTGGCAATTCATCAAAATATGTCTACTACTGCATTCGTTTTGTTTGTGGATTCTTGCTGCCTTTCGTGGTCATCCTAATCTGTTACATACTAGCCGCTGTTGGGATTCACAGAACGCAGTTCTCTGGAAAATCGAGGCCTCTTCGGGTTCTTGCTGTATTGGTTTGTGCCTTTTTCTTATGTTGGGCCCCGTACCACTTTCTTGGGCTGGTCAAGTTAGTGAATAAAGATAACAAGGCAGTAAGAGAAGGATGGGCTAAGGCTTCAAACTTAGCCTATTTCAACAGCTGTGTGAACCCGCTGCTGTACTTCTGCATGGGACTGGATCTTAGTCGACACTGCAACCAAAGTTTGTCTGGTATTTTTCGCAGGGCGCTTATGGAGGAAGGCCATAGTTTCTCACGGCGAGGCACTAGAGAAGAAAGCTGTAATTCCATTTCAAAGACTAAAGATGTTGAGTGTGAAACTAAAGTTTAA